From the Solanum pennellii chromosome 4, SPENNV200 genome, one window contains:
- the LOC107017188 gene encoding protein PELPK1-like: MAYYYNPSFFLLLFVTLFLTSDYVIQADARHLLEITLPELPKPELSNLPEIPTLPKSEFPVIPKPELPTLPKPELPKISKPELPTLPKPELPALPKLEIPVIPKPELPTLPKLEIPQVPKKP; encoded by the coding sequence ATGGCTTATTACTAcaacccatctttcttcttgtTATTGTTTGTCACTTTGTTTTTAACGAGTGATTATGTAATTCAAGCAGACGCTCGTCATCTTCTTGAAATAACTCTGCCTGAGCTTCCTAAGCCTGAATTGTCAAATTTACCTGAAATTCCAACTTTGCCTAAGTCCGAGTTCCCTGTAATTCCAAAACCTGAGCTACCAACTCTACCAAAGCCCGAATTGCCAAAAATCTCAAAGCCCGAGTTACCAACATTGCCAAAGCCCGAACTTCCAGCATTGCCAAAACTCGAGATACCTGTTATTCCTAAGCCTGAATTACCAACTTTGCCAAAGCTAGAAATCCCTCAAGTACCTAAAAAGCCTTGA